The proteins below come from a single Drosophila kikkawai strain 14028-0561.14 chromosome 3R, DkikHiC1v2, whole genome shotgun sequence genomic window:
- the ClC-a gene encoding chloride channel protein 2 isoform X3 has translation MKVTRNGGQTLLIAPSPQARLTPLRTYSNASSLGHHHDRTPGSPLPEGDDEEGGLGYTHTLMYGRYTKDLGEFAKDEARKLKILEKRRKQEDKQRNKELLGKHSTRAKRVSSWIWKHTIARLGEDWVFLALLGIIMALLSFIMDKGISICTNARIWLYRDLTSQPFVQYIAWVSLPVCLILFSAGFVHLIAPQSIGSGIPEMKTILRGVQLKEYLTFKTLVAKVIGLTATLGSGMPLGKEGPFVHIASIVAQLLSKLVTSFQGIYENESRNSEMLAAACAVGVGACFAAPVGGVLFSIEVTTTYFAVRNYWRGFFAAVCGATVFRLLAVWFQNADTVRALFLTNFTTEFPFDPQELFVFALIGLVCGLGGASYVWVHRRYVLFMRSNKRMNKFLQKNRFLYPGFLALLVSSISFPLGTGQFLAGELSTHEQVTQLFSNFTWSRDDLTVEQAAVVTHWMTGYTSVFGNLVIYTLFTFMFSIIASTIPVPSGMFIPVFKIGAGFGRLVGEFMAVTFPHGVRYGGRLSPIMPGGYAVVGAAAFSGSVTHTVSVAVIIFEMTGQITHVVPVMIAVLVANAVAALLQPSIYDSIILIKKLPYLPDLLPSSSGMYSIFVEDFMVRDVKYIWHGISYQKLKEVLKANKTLRSLPLVDSPDNMILLGSVQRYELIKMIEKHIGREKRMEVAQKWQKEAQERALEEEKKKQEVELKMRRPSRFEVLPAPDILSLRQIANDEMLPPKKRAETMHSSLAPRKSILKKTNSFNLKTYTPQPLAHSPSITPYTTITGNSEFRIRSAFEAIFKKSTTLQDVQPDPETGSLSPAASHNEVEVQRTPSTPGVSKKVQLHAQSNWNFVTDQIMLQVNPISTEPTTLPAEKDSTEIALSNSGDKSSPSPDRRSIKFKTNKVADVNNSPQIVPRERCTKIRFANEVEDQSSPSHKKCFAKELNGMGYSIEDIDEVENPETEGQSVQKTKSVQLPRERVIDMSPEDQKQWELEEMLKPIDLQKANVHIDPSPFQLVERTSILKVHSLFSMVGINHAYVTKIGRLVGVVGLKELRKAIEDINSNNFVAPTRDEDAEEKPAVEKPLLSSNASDKAVDMTVTSMDSALSNSENCSDIEMEHIKHTDKGAVTLTMPSQEASNQGPTTADTKATENGGHA, from the exons ATGTATGGTCGTTATACCAAAGATCTAGGAGAATTTGCCAAGGATGAAGCCAGAAAGCTCAAAATACTCGAAAAGCGACGAAAGCAGGAAGATAAACAAAGGAAtaag GAACTGCTAGGCAAGCATTCGACGCGGGCGAAGCGGGTGTCCTCATGGATCTGGAAGCACACGATAGCCCGGCTGGGCGAGGACTGGGTCTTCCTGGCGCTGCTGGGCATCATTATGGCGCTGCTCTCATTCATCATGGACAAGGGCATATCCATCTGTACAAACG CGCGCATTTGGCTGTATCGCGACCTGACGTCACAGCCTTTTGTTCAGTACATCGCGTGGGTCTCGCTCCCAGTCTGCCTCATATTATTCTCGGCCGGCTTTGTCCATCTCATCGCACCGCAAAGTATAG GTTCCGGTATACCCGAAATGAAGACCATACTGCGCGGCGTTCAGTTGAAAGAGTATCTCACATTTAAGACATTAGTGGCCAAGGTGATTGGTTTAACGGCAACTCTGGGCAGCGGTATGCCATTAGGAAAGGAA GGTCCTTTCGTACATATAGCAAGTATTGTAGCACAATTATTAAGTAAACTTGTCACATCATTCCAAGGCATATATGAGAATGAGTCGCGAAACTCCGAAATGCTGGCGGCAGCCTGTGCCGTCGGTGTGGGCGCCTGCTTTGCCGCGCCCGTCGGTG GTGTGCTTTTTAGCATCGAAGTCACCACCACGTACTTTGCGGTGCGCAACTACTGGCGCGGCTTCTTTGCAGCGGTGTGCGGCGCCACTGTCTTCCGGCTCCTGGCCGTTTGGTTCCAGAACGCCGACACTGTACGGGCCCTGTTCCTCACGAACTTCACCACCGAGTTTCCCTTTGATCCCCAGGAGCTGTTTGTCTTTGCCTTGATTGG GCTCGTGTGCGGTCTGGGTGGCGCCTCCTACGTGTGGGTCCATAGGCGATATGTCCTCTTCATGCGCTCCAACAAGCGCATGAACAAGTTCCTGCAGAAGAA TCGCTTCCTGTATCCTGGCTTCCTTGCTCTGCTGGTCTCCAGCATATCCTTTCCCTTGGGCACTGGTCAGTTTCTGGCCGGCGAGCTAAGCACCCACGAGCAGGTGACGCAGCTCTTCAGCAATTTCACATGGTCGCGCGATGACCTGACTGTGGAGCAGGCGGCAGTGGTGACCCACTGGATGACCGGGTACACCAGCGTGTTTGGAAACTTGGTTATATACACCCTTTTCACG TTTATGTTCTCCATTATCGCCTCCACGATACCAGTGCCGTCGGGCATGTTTATTCCGGTTTTTAAGATCGGCGCTGGATTCGGTCGGTTGGTGGGCGAGTTCATGGCGGTTACCTTTCCACATGGCGTCCGGTACGGCGGTCGGTTGTCGCCCATCATGCCCGGGGGCTATGCCGTGGTCGGGGCGGCCGCCTTCTCCGGCTCCGTGACGCACACGGTCTCTGTGGCCGTGATCATCTTTGAGATGACCGGCCAGATCACACATGTGGTGCCGGTGATGATTGCCGTGCTGGTGGCCAATGCCGTGGCGGCGCTGCTGCAACCGTCGATCTACGACAGTATTATATTGATTAAGAAGCTGCCGTACCTGCCCGATCTCCTGCCCTCCAGCTCCGGCATGTACAGCATATTCGTGGAGGACTTTATGGTACGGGACGTGAAGTACATATGGCACGGCATCTCCTACCAGAAGCTCAAAGAAGTCCTCAAAGCGAACAAGACGCTGCGCTCGCTGCCGCTGGTGGACAGTCCGGACAACATGATCCTGCTGGGCTCCGTGCAGCGCTACGAGCTGATCAAGATGATCGAGAAGCACATCGGGCGGGAGAAGCGCATGGAGGTGGCCCAGAAGTGGCAGAAGGAGGCACAGGAGCGGGCCCtcgaggaggagaagaagaagcaggaaGTGGAGCTAAAGATGCGACGTCCTTCACGATTCGAAGTGCTCCCGGCTCCGGACATTCTCAGCCTCCGGCAGATTGCCAACGATGAGATGCTGCCGCCCAAAAAGCGAGCGGAGACGATGCACAGTTCGCTGGCACCCAGGAAGTCCATCCTGAAGAAGACCAACTCCTTCAACCTGAAGACGTATACACCGCAGCCGTTGGCCCATAGTCCCAGCATCACGCCGTACACCACGATAACGGGAAACTCTGAGTTCCGCATCCGCTCGGCCTTTGAGGCCATCTTCAAGAAGTCCACCACGCTGCAGGACGTCCAGCCGGATCCGGAGACGGGCTCTCTCTCGCCGGCCGCCAGCCACAACGAGGTGGAGGTCCAGCGCACTCCAAGCACTCCGGGTGTTTCCAAAAAGGTTCAGCTG CATGCACAAAGTAATTGGAATTTTGTTACCGATCAAATTATGCTG CAAGTAAACCCCATTTCAACGGAACCCACAACATTG CCTGCTGAAAAGGATAGCACGGAAATTGCATTATCAAATAGTGGGGATAAGTCAAGCCCATCACCAGATCGGCGGAGCATTaagtttaaaacaaataaagtaGCAGATGTAAATAATTCGCCACAAATAGTTCCCAGAGAAAGGTGCACGAAAATTCGATTTGCCAACGAAGTTGAAGACCAGAGTTCGCCTTCGCATAAGAAATGTTTTGCCAAAGAACTGAATGGTATGGGTTACTCCATTGAAGATATCGATGAAGTAGAAAATCCGGAAACCGAAGGCCAG AGCGTTCAAAAGACGAAGTCAGTGCAGTTG cCCAGGGAACGAGTCATTGACATGTCGCCGGAGGACCAGAAGCAGTGGGAGCTCGAGGAGATGTTAAAGCCCATCGATTTGCAAAAAGCCAATGTGCATATCGATCCCTCTCCCTTCCAGCTGGTGGAACGCACCTCCATCCTCAAGGTGCACTCGCTGTTCTCCATGGTGGGAATCAATCACGCCTATGTCACCAAGATCGGGCGACTTGTAGGCGTGGTGGGCCTCAAGGAG TTGCGCAAGGCCATCGAGGACATCAACAGCAATAACTTCGTGGCCCCCACCCGTGACGAAGATGCAGAGGAGAAGCCTGCAGTGGAGAAGCCTTTGCTGTCGTCAAACGCCAGCGACAAGGCAGTGGATATGACCGTTACCTCGATGGACTCGGCCCTGTCCAACTCCGAGAACTGTTCGGACATTGAAATGGAGCACATAAAGCACACGGATAAGGGCGCAGTGACGCTCACCATGCCGTCACAGGAAGCATCTAACCAGGGCCCAACAACGGCGGACACAAAAGCCACAGAGAACGGCGGACATGCTTGA
- the ClC-a gene encoding chloride channel protein 2 isoform X8 — MKVTRNGGQTLLIAPSPQARLTPLRTYSNASSLGHHHDRTPGSPLPEGDDEEGGLGYTHTLMYGRYTKDLGEFAKDEARKLKILEKRRKQEDKQRNKELLGKHSTRAKRVSSWIWKHTIARLGEDWVFLALLGIIMALLSFIMDKGISICTNARIWLYRDLTSQPFVQYIAWVSLPVCLILFSAGFVHLIAPQSIGSGIPEMKTILRGVQLKEYLTFKTLVAKVIGLTATLGSGMPLGKEGPFVHIASIVAQLLSKLVTSFQGIYENESRNSEMLAAACAVGVGACFAAPVGGVLFSIEVTTTYFAVRNYWRGFFAAVCGATVFRLLAVWFQNADTVRALFLTNFTTEFPFDPQELFVFALIGLVCGLGGASYVWVHRRYVLFMRSNKRMNKFLQKNRFLYPGFLALLVSSISFPLGTGQFLAGELSTHEQVTQLFSNFTWSRDDLTVEQAAVVTHWMTGYTSVFGNLVIYTLFTFMFSIIASTIPVPSGMFIPVFKIGAGFGRLVGEFMAVTFPHGVRYGGRLSPIMPGGYAVVGAAAFSGSVTHTVSVAVIIFEMTGQITHVVPVMIAVLVANAVAALLQPSIYDSIILIKKLPYLPDLLPSSSGMYSIFVEDFMVRDVKYIWHGISYQKLKEVLKANKTLRSLPLVDSPDNMILLGSVQRYELIKMIEKHIGREKRMEVAQKWQKEAQERALEEEKKKQEVELKMRRPSRFEVLPAPDILSLRQIANDEMLPPKKRAETMHSSLAPRKSILKKTNSFNLKTYTPQPLAHSPSITPYTTITGNSEFRIRSAFEAIFKKSTTLQDVQPDPETGSLSPAASHNEVEVQRTPSTPGVSKKVQLPRERVIDMSPEDQKQWELEEMLKPIDLQKANVHIDPSPFQLVERTSILKVHSLFSMVGINHAYVTKIGRLVGVVGLKELRKAIEDINSNNFVAPTRDEDAEEKPAVEKPLLSSNASDKAVDMTVTSMDSALSNSENCSDIEMEHIKHTDKGAVTLTMPSQEASNQGPTTADTKATENGGHA, encoded by the exons ATGTATGGTCGTTATACCAAAGATCTAGGAGAATTTGCCAAGGATGAAGCCAGAAAGCTCAAAATACTCGAAAAGCGACGAAAGCAGGAAGATAAACAAAGGAAtaag GAACTGCTAGGCAAGCATTCGACGCGGGCGAAGCGGGTGTCCTCATGGATCTGGAAGCACACGATAGCCCGGCTGGGCGAGGACTGGGTCTTCCTGGCGCTGCTGGGCATCATTATGGCGCTGCTCTCATTCATCATGGACAAGGGCATATCCATCTGTACAAACG CGCGCATTTGGCTGTATCGCGACCTGACGTCACAGCCTTTTGTTCAGTACATCGCGTGGGTCTCGCTCCCAGTCTGCCTCATATTATTCTCGGCCGGCTTTGTCCATCTCATCGCACCGCAAAGTATAG GTTCCGGTATACCCGAAATGAAGACCATACTGCGCGGCGTTCAGTTGAAAGAGTATCTCACATTTAAGACATTAGTGGCCAAGGTGATTGGTTTAACGGCAACTCTGGGCAGCGGTATGCCATTAGGAAAGGAA GGTCCTTTCGTACATATAGCAAGTATTGTAGCACAATTATTAAGTAAACTTGTCACATCATTCCAAGGCATATATGAGAATGAGTCGCGAAACTCCGAAATGCTGGCGGCAGCCTGTGCCGTCGGTGTGGGCGCCTGCTTTGCCGCGCCCGTCGGTG GTGTGCTTTTTAGCATCGAAGTCACCACCACGTACTTTGCGGTGCGCAACTACTGGCGCGGCTTCTTTGCAGCGGTGTGCGGCGCCACTGTCTTCCGGCTCCTGGCCGTTTGGTTCCAGAACGCCGACACTGTACGGGCCCTGTTCCTCACGAACTTCACCACCGAGTTTCCCTTTGATCCCCAGGAGCTGTTTGTCTTTGCCTTGATTGG GCTCGTGTGCGGTCTGGGTGGCGCCTCCTACGTGTGGGTCCATAGGCGATATGTCCTCTTCATGCGCTCCAACAAGCGCATGAACAAGTTCCTGCAGAAGAA TCGCTTCCTGTATCCTGGCTTCCTTGCTCTGCTGGTCTCCAGCATATCCTTTCCCTTGGGCACTGGTCAGTTTCTGGCCGGCGAGCTAAGCACCCACGAGCAGGTGACGCAGCTCTTCAGCAATTTCACATGGTCGCGCGATGACCTGACTGTGGAGCAGGCGGCAGTGGTGACCCACTGGATGACCGGGTACACCAGCGTGTTTGGAAACTTGGTTATATACACCCTTTTCACG TTTATGTTCTCCATTATCGCCTCCACGATACCAGTGCCGTCGGGCATGTTTATTCCGGTTTTTAAGATCGGCGCTGGATTCGGTCGGTTGGTGGGCGAGTTCATGGCGGTTACCTTTCCACATGGCGTCCGGTACGGCGGTCGGTTGTCGCCCATCATGCCCGGGGGCTATGCCGTGGTCGGGGCGGCCGCCTTCTCCGGCTCCGTGACGCACACGGTCTCTGTGGCCGTGATCATCTTTGAGATGACCGGCCAGATCACACATGTGGTGCCGGTGATGATTGCCGTGCTGGTGGCCAATGCCGTGGCGGCGCTGCTGCAACCGTCGATCTACGACAGTATTATATTGATTAAGAAGCTGCCGTACCTGCCCGATCTCCTGCCCTCCAGCTCCGGCATGTACAGCATATTCGTGGAGGACTTTATGGTACGGGACGTGAAGTACATATGGCACGGCATCTCCTACCAGAAGCTCAAAGAAGTCCTCAAAGCGAACAAGACGCTGCGCTCGCTGCCGCTGGTGGACAGTCCGGACAACATGATCCTGCTGGGCTCCGTGCAGCGCTACGAGCTGATCAAGATGATCGAGAAGCACATCGGGCGGGAGAAGCGCATGGAGGTGGCCCAGAAGTGGCAGAAGGAGGCACAGGAGCGGGCCCtcgaggaggagaagaagaagcaggaaGTGGAGCTAAAGATGCGACGTCCTTCACGATTCGAAGTGCTCCCGGCTCCGGACATTCTCAGCCTCCGGCAGATTGCCAACGATGAGATGCTGCCGCCCAAAAAGCGAGCGGAGACGATGCACAGTTCGCTGGCACCCAGGAAGTCCATCCTGAAGAAGACCAACTCCTTCAACCTGAAGACGTATACACCGCAGCCGTTGGCCCATAGTCCCAGCATCACGCCGTACACCACGATAACGGGAAACTCTGAGTTCCGCATCCGCTCGGCCTTTGAGGCCATCTTCAAGAAGTCCACCACGCTGCAGGACGTCCAGCCGGATCCGGAGACGGGCTCTCTCTCGCCGGCCGCCAGCCACAACGAGGTGGAGGTCCAGCGCACTCCAAGCACTCCGGGTGTTTCCAAAAAGGTTCAGCTG cCCAGGGAACGAGTCATTGACATGTCGCCGGAGGACCAGAAGCAGTGGGAGCTCGAGGAGATGTTAAAGCCCATCGATTTGCAAAAAGCCAATGTGCATATCGATCCCTCTCCCTTCCAGCTGGTGGAACGCACCTCCATCCTCAAGGTGCACTCGCTGTTCTCCATGGTGGGAATCAATCACGCCTATGTCACCAAGATCGGGCGACTTGTAGGCGTGGTGGGCCTCAAGGAG TTGCGCAAGGCCATCGAGGACATCAACAGCAATAACTTCGTGGCCCCCACCCGTGACGAAGATGCAGAGGAGAAGCCTGCAGTGGAGAAGCCTTTGCTGTCGTCAAACGCCAGCGACAAGGCAGTGGATATGACCGTTACCTCGATGGACTCGGCCCTGTCCAACTCCGAGAACTGTTCGGACATTGAAATGGAGCACATAAAGCACACGGATAAGGGCGCAGTGACGCTCACCATGCCGTCACAGGAAGCATCTAACCAGGGCCCAACAACGGCGGACACAAAAGCCACAGAGAACGGCGGACATGCTTGA
- the ClC-a gene encoding chloride channel protein 2 isoform X7 gives MFNNSHSHQDEYIREYAFEPELLINREDYRRREERERAHKNHSTPVRQRWDDIIAKQKEQHRNQSIDPPGDDKNQIEIEIEAFYYMYGRYTKDLGEFAKDEARKLKILEKRRKQEDKQRNKELLGKHSTRAKRVSSWIWKHTIARLGEDWVFLALLGIIMALLSFIMDKGISICTNARIWLYRDLTSQPFVQYIAWVSLPVCLILFSAGFVHLIAPQSIGSGIPEMKTILRGVQLKEYLTFKTLVAKVIGLTATLGSGMPLGKEGPFVHIASIVAQLLSKLVTSFQGIYENESRNSEMLAAACAVGVGACFAAPVGGVLFSIEVTTTYFAVRNYWRGFFAAVCGATVFRLLAVWFQNADTVRALFLTNFTTEFPFDPQELFVFALIGLVCGLGGASYVWVHRRYVLFMRSNKRMNKFLQKNRFLYPGFLALLVSSISFPLGTGQFLAGELSTHEQVTQLFSNFTWSRDDLTVEQAAVVTHWMTGYTSVFGNLVIYTLFTFMFSIIASTIPVPSGMFIPVFKIGAGFGRLVGEFMAVTFPHGVRYGGRLSPIMPGGYAVVGAAAFSGSVTHTVSVAVIIFEMTGQITHVVPVMIAVLVANAVAALLQPSIYDSIILIKKLPYLPDLLPSSSGMYSIFVEDFMVRDVKYIWHGISYQKLKEVLKANKTLRSLPLVDSPDNMILLGSVQRYELIKMIEKHIGREKRMEVAQKWQKEAQERALEEEKKKQEVELKMRRPSRFEVLPAPDILSLRQIANDEMLPPKKRAETMHSSLAPRKSILKKTNSFNLKTYTPQPLAHSPSITPYTTITGNSEFRIRSAFEAIFKKSTTLQDVQPDPETGSLSPAASHNEVEVQRTPSTPGVSKKVQLPRERVIDMSPEDQKQWELEEMLKPIDLQKANVHIDPSPFQLVERTSILKVHSLFSMVGINHAYVTKIGRLVGVVGLKELRKAIEDINSNNFVAPTRDEDAEEKPAVEKPLLSSNASDKAVDMTVTSMDSALSNSENCSDIEMEHIKHTDKGAVTLTMPSQEASNQGPTTADTKATENGGHA, from the exons ATGTTTAACAACAGCCACTCGCACCAGGATGAGTACATTCGCGAATACGCCTTCGAGCCGGAGCTGCTGATCAACCGCGAGGACTATCGGCGCAGGGAGGAGCGAGAGCGCGCCCACAAAAATCACTCCACGCCCGTGCGCCAGCGCTGGGATGATATCATTGCCaagcagaaggagcagcatcGCAATCAGAGCATCGATCCGCCCGGCGATGACAAGAATCAGATCGAGATCGAGATCGAGGCCTTCTACTAT ATGTATGGTCGTTATACCAAAGATCTAGGAGAATTTGCCAAGGATGAAGCCAGAAAGCTCAAAATACTCGAAAAGCGACGAAAGCAGGAAGATAAACAAAGGAAtaag GAACTGCTAGGCAAGCATTCGACGCGGGCGAAGCGGGTGTCCTCATGGATCTGGAAGCACACGATAGCCCGGCTGGGCGAGGACTGGGTCTTCCTGGCGCTGCTGGGCATCATTATGGCGCTGCTCTCATTCATCATGGACAAGGGCATATCCATCTGTACAAACG CGCGCATTTGGCTGTATCGCGACCTGACGTCACAGCCTTTTGTTCAGTACATCGCGTGGGTCTCGCTCCCAGTCTGCCTCATATTATTCTCGGCCGGCTTTGTCCATCTCATCGCACCGCAAAGTATAG GTTCCGGTATACCCGAAATGAAGACCATACTGCGCGGCGTTCAGTTGAAAGAGTATCTCACATTTAAGACATTAGTGGCCAAGGTGATTGGTTTAACGGCAACTCTGGGCAGCGGTATGCCATTAGGAAAGGAA GGTCCTTTCGTACATATAGCAAGTATTGTAGCACAATTATTAAGTAAACTTGTCACATCATTCCAAGGCATATATGAGAATGAGTCGCGAAACTCCGAAATGCTGGCGGCAGCCTGTGCCGTCGGTGTGGGCGCCTGCTTTGCCGCGCCCGTCGGTG GTGTGCTTTTTAGCATCGAAGTCACCACCACGTACTTTGCGGTGCGCAACTACTGGCGCGGCTTCTTTGCAGCGGTGTGCGGCGCCACTGTCTTCCGGCTCCTGGCCGTTTGGTTCCAGAACGCCGACACTGTACGGGCCCTGTTCCTCACGAACTTCACCACCGAGTTTCCCTTTGATCCCCAGGAGCTGTTTGTCTTTGCCTTGATTGG GCTCGTGTGCGGTCTGGGTGGCGCCTCCTACGTGTGGGTCCATAGGCGATATGTCCTCTTCATGCGCTCCAACAAGCGCATGAACAAGTTCCTGCAGAAGAA TCGCTTCCTGTATCCTGGCTTCCTTGCTCTGCTGGTCTCCAGCATATCCTTTCCCTTGGGCACTGGTCAGTTTCTGGCCGGCGAGCTAAGCACCCACGAGCAGGTGACGCAGCTCTTCAGCAATTTCACATGGTCGCGCGATGACCTGACTGTGGAGCAGGCGGCAGTGGTGACCCACTGGATGACCGGGTACACCAGCGTGTTTGGAAACTTGGTTATATACACCCTTTTCACG TTTATGTTCTCCATTATCGCCTCCACGATACCAGTGCCGTCGGGCATGTTTATTCCGGTTTTTAAGATCGGCGCTGGATTCGGTCGGTTGGTGGGCGAGTTCATGGCGGTTACCTTTCCACATGGCGTCCGGTACGGCGGTCGGTTGTCGCCCATCATGCCCGGGGGCTATGCCGTGGTCGGGGCGGCCGCCTTCTCCGGCTCCGTGACGCACACGGTCTCTGTGGCCGTGATCATCTTTGAGATGACCGGCCAGATCACACATGTGGTGCCGGTGATGATTGCCGTGCTGGTGGCCAATGCCGTGGCGGCGCTGCTGCAACCGTCGATCTACGACAGTATTATATTGATTAAGAAGCTGCCGTACCTGCCCGATCTCCTGCCCTCCAGCTCCGGCATGTACAGCATATTCGTGGAGGACTTTATGGTACGGGACGTGAAGTACATATGGCACGGCATCTCCTACCAGAAGCTCAAAGAAGTCCTCAAAGCGAACAAGACGCTGCGCTCGCTGCCGCTGGTGGACAGTCCGGACAACATGATCCTGCTGGGCTCCGTGCAGCGCTACGAGCTGATCAAGATGATCGAGAAGCACATCGGGCGGGAGAAGCGCATGGAGGTGGCCCAGAAGTGGCAGAAGGAGGCACAGGAGCGGGCCCtcgaggaggagaagaagaagcaggaaGTGGAGCTAAAGATGCGACGTCCTTCACGATTCGAAGTGCTCCCGGCTCCGGACATTCTCAGCCTCCGGCAGATTGCCAACGATGAGATGCTGCCGCCCAAAAAGCGAGCGGAGACGATGCACAGTTCGCTGGCACCCAGGAAGTCCATCCTGAAGAAGACCAACTCCTTCAACCTGAAGACGTATACACCGCAGCCGTTGGCCCATAGTCCCAGCATCACGCCGTACACCACGATAACGGGAAACTCTGAGTTCCGCATCCGCTCGGCCTTTGAGGCCATCTTCAAGAAGTCCACCACGCTGCAGGACGTCCAGCCGGATCCGGAGACGGGCTCTCTCTCGCCGGCCGCCAGCCACAACGAGGTGGAGGTCCAGCGCACTCCAAGCACTCCGGGTGTTTCCAAAAAGGTTCAGCTG cCCAGGGAACGAGTCATTGACATGTCGCCGGAGGACCAGAAGCAGTGGGAGCTCGAGGAGATGTTAAAGCCCATCGATTTGCAAAAAGCCAATGTGCATATCGATCCCTCTCCCTTCCAGCTGGTGGAACGCACCTCCATCCTCAAGGTGCACTCGCTGTTCTCCATGGTGGGAATCAATCACGCCTATGTCACCAAGATCGGGCGACTTGTAGGCGTGGTGGGCCTCAAGGAG TTGCGCAAGGCCATCGAGGACATCAACAGCAATAACTTCGTGGCCCCCACCCGTGACGAAGATGCAGAGGAGAAGCCTGCAGTGGAGAAGCCTTTGCTGTCGTCAAACGCCAGCGACAAGGCAGTGGATATGACCGTTACCTCGATGGACTCGGCCCTGTCCAACTCCGAGAACTGTTCGGACATTGAAATGGAGCACATAAAGCACACGGATAAGGGCGCAGTGACGCTCACCATGCCGTCACAGGAAGCATCTAACCAGGGCCCAACAACGGCGGACACAAAAGCCACAGAGAACGGCGGACATGCTTGA